One window from the genome of Mucilaginibacter ginsenosidivorans encodes:
- a CDS encoding DNA topoisomerase IB, with amino-acid sequence MNRLIKKLEKIGRDPVITARAAGLRYVADSTPGYTRKRSGKGFAFYDADGKLVKDKELIGRFNRLVIPPAYTNVWISPAENGHLQFTGTDAAGRKQYRYHPDWNKLRNQSKYHRLQLFAEYLPAIRKRVDKDMNRPHLDHEKVVALVVRVMELTSIRVGNESYKKLYGSFGLTTLMDRHVKINGSDLSFEFKGKKGVYHKVALHSKKLARLVKQCRDIPGKELFQYYDAEGKRHSIGSGDVNDYLKEITGQSFTAKDFRTWAGSVSALYAFREAGEFETVSECKKKIVSVLDEVAINLGNTRTVCKKYYVHPTVIKSYEEGTIFKYISKLDEDKDVNVVELNTAEKALLDLLANEKLAEAS; translated from the coding sequence ATGAACAGGCTGATAAAGAAGCTCGAAAAGATCGGGCGCGACCCGGTGATTACTGCCAGGGCGGCGGGGTTACGTTATGTTGCTGATTCGACGCCGGGGTACACCCGCAAAAGATCAGGTAAGGGTTTCGCCTTTTATGACGCTGATGGTAAGCTTGTTAAAGACAAAGAGCTGATCGGTCGCTTTAATCGGCTGGTGATACCACCTGCTTATACCAATGTGTGGATATCGCCGGCAGAGAACGGCCACTTGCAATTTACAGGAACAGATGCCGCAGGCCGTAAACAATATCGCTACCATCCCGACTGGAACAAACTCCGCAATCAATCCAAGTACCATCGCCTCCAGTTATTTGCTGAATATTTGCCTGCTATCCGCAAAAGGGTTGATAAAGATATGAACCGCCCTCACCTCGATCATGAAAAAGTAGTCGCACTGGTGGTCAGGGTTATGGAGCTGACTAGTATTCGTGTGGGAAACGAATCTTATAAAAAGTTATATGGTTCGTTTGGGTTAACTACGCTAATGGACAGGCACGTCAAAATAAACGGCTCCGACCTTAGTTTCGAGTTTAAAGGGAAAAAAGGGGTTTATCATAAAGTGGCGCTGCATAGCAAAAAGCTGGCCCGGTTGGTAAAGCAATGCCGGGACATACCTGGTAAGGAGCTTTTTCAATATTACGATGCGGAAGGTAAACGGCATTCGATAGGCTCGGGTGATGTGAATGATTATTTAAAAGAGATAACCGGGCAGAGTTTTACCGCCAAGGACTTCCGCACCTGGGCGGGTAGTGTAAGCGCGCTGTATGCTTTCAGGGAAGCCGGCGAGTTTGAAACCGTTTCTGAATGCAAAAAGAAGATCGTCAGCGTGCTCGACGAAGTGGCCATTAATTTAGGTAACACGCGTACGGTCTGCAAAAAATACTATGTGCATCCCACGGTGATAAAAAGTTATGAGGAAGGCACGATATTCAAATACATCAGCAAACTGGACGAAGATAAGGACGTGAACGTGGTTGAACTAAACACAGCCGAAAAAGCGCTGCTGGACCTGTTAGCAAATGAAAAGCTGGCAGAGGCGAGTTGA
- a CDS encoding GGDEF domain-containing protein: MAKPVAVELKFGLIIGIVVVATAAIGTVTKWKEFYELFVPGGILLNWRFVFLVVFLAVIVVWFIMNHFWQKEFDRHEITKKDRDNLRDALKISENERLTDVITGIPNSRSLEKDIDEFFSNRLNKKMQFIFIDLKNFRKVNSKFGFNKTNDLLRTIAQTIYKRMRRNEDMYKYSVGDVLNKHEKESFYRVYPGGDEFAFVIEGDQADAIGFSNRLVAQFEEISKKTIQILGENIDLSFHCAIVEIDPRDSFDDIFRKAEDCYRISKEGTASFTICWHPNTIEKVLSKDTKKKTDYDRVRKLFEVMTIVDKDYE; this comes from the coding sequence ATGGCAAAACCGGTTGCTGTTGAACTTAAGTTCGGTTTGATCATTGGCATTGTCGTAGTTGCCACCGCAGCTATTGGCACTGTGACCAAATGGAAAGAATTTTACGAATTATTCGTACCGGGCGGAATTTTGCTTAATTGGCGCTTTGTATTTCTTGTCGTCTTTTTGGCCGTAATTGTTGTTTGGTTTATTATGAACCATTTCTGGCAAAAAGAATTTGACAGGCACGAGATCACAAAAAAAGACCGGGACAATTTAAGAGATGCCTTAAAAATATCGGAAAATGAGCGCTTAACCGATGTGATTACCGGTATACCAAACAGCAGGAGCCTGGAAAAGGATATTGACGAATTTTTCTCGAACCGGTTGAATAAAAAGATGCAGTTCATTTTTATCGACCTGAAAAATTTCAGGAAGGTGAACAGCAAATTCGGCTTCAACAAAACCAATGATCTTTTAAGGACAATAGCTCAAACCATTTATAAACGTATGCGCCGGAACGAGGATATGTACAAATATTCTGTCGGCGATGTGCTGAATAAGCACGAAAAAGAAAGCTTTTATCGTGTATACCCCGGTGGCGATGAGTTTGCTTTTGTGATCGAGGGCGATCAGGCCGATGCCATCGGCTTTTCCAACAGGTTGGTAGCTCAGTTTGAAGAAATTTCTAAAAAAACGATTCAAATATTAGGAGAGAATATTGACCTTTCTTTTCATTGTGCTATTGTAGAAATAGACCCCCGCGATTCCTTCGACGATATTTTCAGAAAAGCAGAGGATTGTTACCGTATCTCCAAAGAAGGAACCGCCAGTTTTACCATATGCTGGCATCCAAATACCATTGAAAAGGTACTTTCAAAAGACACAAAAAAGAAAACGGATTACGACCGGGTAAGGAAGTTGTTTGAGGTGATGACCATTGTCGATAAAGACTATGAGTGA
- a CDS encoding PepSY-associated TM helix domain-containing protein, with product MRRFFFKLHLWSSIIASPFILVFAVTGCFMAFEPELDHLLHARLSYVEPKGKQLSLGAISDAIHKAYPLDTIGSYDIATSPGISYKAYTNNQTIYIDQYSGKILGTMTEPDFWENTQNIIHQLHLRLAFHDKHNIGKSIMTWAGVCMLIILPAGLVLWWKQKQLSIRSGSNSRQFWFDLHSMTGAFVFIFLLVPVVTGVIIGFEHQTVPLMYKLTSSRPTPMPDIKIISQPGKKQITPDSALQAARNALPGVTPFNINVAGPADAYFIRCRYPEDLTPGGRSMVIIDPYTAKVLYAEGSRTAPAGTRLKVATRAIHTGDIFGIPSKFFGLLVCLVLVVQIVSGLKMWLGRKLKKGAASTKIRQ from the coding sequence ATGCGCAGATTTTTTTTCAAACTGCATTTATGGTCCTCCATAATAGCAAGCCCGTTCATACTCGTGTTTGCTGTTACAGGCTGCTTTATGGCCTTTGAGCCGGAGCTCGACCATTTGCTACATGCACGTCTTTCCTATGTTGAGCCTAAGGGCAAGCAATTGTCACTTGGTGCCATAAGTGATGCTATTCACAAGGCTTATCCCCTTGATACAATTGGCTCGTATGATATAGCCACCTCGCCCGGGATTTCATATAAAGCTTACACCAATAACCAAACTATTTACATCGATCAATATTCGGGTAAAATATTAGGCACGATGACGGAGCCTGATTTTTGGGAAAATACACAGAACATCATTCATCAACTCCATCTTCGCCTGGCTTTTCACGACAAACACAATATCGGCAAGTCGATCATGACATGGGCCGGTGTTTGCATGCTGATCATACTGCCTGCCGGCCTGGTTTTGTGGTGGAAGCAAAAACAGTTGTCAATTCGTTCAGGGAGTAACTCACGGCAATTTTGGTTCGATCTGCATAGCATGACAGGGGCGTTTGTATTTATATTCCTGCTCGTTCCTGTCGTCACAGGCGTAATTATCGGTTTCGAACATCAGACAGTACCGTTGATGTACAAACTCACATCAAGCAGACCTACACCTATGCCTGATATAAAAATCATTTCTCAGCCTGGCAAAAAGCAGATAACGCCAGACAGTGCGTTGCAGGCAGCCCGTAATGCTTTGCCGGGTGTTACCCCTTTTAATATAAACGTCGCCGGGCCAGCGGACGCATATTTCATCCGTTGTCGCTATCCGGAGGATCTTACCCCTGGCGGAAGGAGCATGGTAATAATAGATCCGTACACAGCAAAAGTACTATATGCCGAAGGCTCACGCACCGCTCCGGCCGGCACACGCCTTAAGGTTGCGACCCGTGCTATACATACCGGCGATATTTTCGGAATTCCTTCTAAGTTTTTTGGCTTGCTGGTCTGTCTGGTTCTTGTTGTGCAAATTGTAAGCGGGCTGAAAATGTGGCTGGGACGAAAATTAAAAAAAGGCGCAGCATCAACCAAAATAAGACAATAA
- a CDS encoding M56 family metallopeptidase produces MPALFTFLFKVNIALVLFCLGYYLVLRHLTFYTLNRIYLVTAILFSTIYPFINVNGFLKRHQQLAAPVQKVILQWKTPAENFAMPLNQPNYWQWAEVVFWVGAIVFALRLGVQLFSLYRLYRHSTPGHVNDRPVRLIEGDVSPFSFWQSIFVNPRTLAPADLEKVLEHEQVHVNQWHTLDILLAELSTVFYWFNPGVWLMKKAVRENIEFITDRKILEKGIDSKQYQYSLLNVSMAGTPNTIVNNFNISTIKKRIIMMNTKRSSRIKLGRYILVAPIVVALLLIFSISKADIAKKGLNSIKSSLSSAIKSVTISSDDRPIKHPVVIAEKTNPVQKIKTRFNADTIYAGKSKNGKKNMLITSDKRVDSVEFVINGAKATREEAKALDPDKVKSLDMVPATDAKQFVDFMLDKPEVLFITTDDSDKGKYLKERLDKAMGGGTLARARNMATASTAASSDVAPAAVSAGSGVSGSSSTSSSDEAPEVTVYTKNVSGSDAAPVKAEGYAKSAFRNKVYVTASTNTIVTANGTYTVAPKAADKVYITGKDKKSTGITYVVRDAGSEGGTEPLIVVDGKTVQSIKKVDPDDISSIQVLKDKAAKDTYGEKGKNGVIVITTKKGKK; encoded by the coding sequence ATGCCTGCATTGTTCACATTCCTGTTTAAGGTAAACATAGCCCTAGTGCTTTTTTGCCTGGGTTATTACCTGGTATTGCGCCATCTTACCTTTTATACACTCAATCGCATATACCTGGTAACAGCCATCCTGTTTTCCACCATTTATCCATTTATTAATGTCAACGGCTTTTTGAAGCGGCATCAGCAACTGGCCGCCCCGGTGCAAAAGGTGATACTGCAATGGAAGACCCCGGCCGAAAATTTCGCCATGCCGCTTAACCAGCCCAATTATTGGCAATGGGCCGAAGTGGTCTTTTGGGTAGGCGCTATCGTGTTTGCATTGCGCCTTGGCGTGCAATTATTTTCGCTGTACAGGCTCTACCGTCATTCGACACCCGGCCATGTGAATGATCGTCCTGTGCGACTGATCGAAGGTGATGTGAGTCCCTTTTCGTTCTGGCAAAGCATTTTTGTGAACCCCCGCACGCTTGCTCCTGCCGACCTGGAAAAAGTTCTTGAACATGAACAGGTGCATGTAAATCAATGGCACACCCTTGATATTCTACTTGCCGAATTGAGCACGGTATTCTACTGGTTCAATCCGGGGGTATGGCTCATGAAAAAAGCCGTACGCGAAAATATAGAGTTTATTACCGACCGAAAAATACTTGAAAAAGGTATAGATAGTAAGCAATACCAGTACAGCCTGTTGAACGTGAGCATGGCGGGTACACCAAATACCATAGTTAACAATTTCAATATTTCAACAATTAAAAAACGAATTATCATGATGAACACTAAAAGATCATCCCGAATAAAACTGGGCCGTTATATATTAGTAGCGCCTATTGTTGTTGCTTTGCTGCTTATTTTTAGCATATCCAAGGCTGATATTGCCAAAAAAGGGCTTAATAGTATCAAATCTTCGCTTAGTTCGGCCATTAAAAGCGTGACTATTAGCAGCGACGACAGACCGATCAAACACCCGGTTGTAATAGCTGAAAAAACCAATCCGGTTCAAAAAATCAAAACCAGATTCAATGCCGATACTATCTACGCAGGAAAATCAAAGAACGGAAAAAAGAATATGCTGATAACAAGTGATAAAAGGGTCGACTCGGTTGAATTTGTAATTAACGGAGCCAAAGCGACACGAGAAGAAGCTAAGGCACTCGATCCGGATAAAGTGAAAAGTTTGGACATGGTGCCTGCAACGGATGCAAAGCAATTTGTTGATTTTATGCTGGATAAGCCGGAAGTATTGTTTATTACTACCGACGACTCCGACAAAGGCAAGTATTTGAAAGAAAGATTAGATAAAGCCATGGGAGGCGGCACACTGGCCAGGGCGAGGAACATGGCCACCGCGTCGACAGCGGCAAGTTCTGATGTTGCGCCCGCCGCCGTATCTGCGGGTTCTGGTGTATCAGGCTCGTCTTCAACTTCATCGTCTGACGAAGCGCCCGAAGTGACTGTATATACCAAAAATGTTTCTGGCTCCGATGCAGCACCTGTAAAAGCTGAGGGTTATGCCAAATCTGCGTTCAGGAACAAGGTTTATGTAACGGCCTCCACTAACACCATTGTGACAGCAAACGGAACTTACACTGTTGCCCCTAAAGCTGCGGACAAAGTTTATATCACCGGCAAAGACAAAAAATCTACCGGCATAACCTACGTGGTCAGAGATGCCGGCAGTGAGGGAGGTACAGAGCCCCTGATAGTTGTGGATGGCAAAACAGTACAGAGTATAAAGAAAGTGGACCCGGACGATATCTCATCTATACAGGTATTAAAAGACAAGGCTGCAAAAGACACCTATGGTGAAAAGGGGAAAAATGGGGTTATTGTTATCACCACAAAAAAAGGTAAAAAATAA
- a CDS encoding BlaI/MecI/CopY family transcriptional regulator: MEKLTKQEEDAMQAVWQCGAGSVKDFLEEMSEPRPPYTTLASTIKNLERKGFLTSEKVGNVYRYSASIQEEEYKKKFMNGFVSDYFQNSYKDLVTFFANEKKISASDLKEIIKLIENPKK, translated from the coding sequence ATGGAAAAATTGACCAAACAGGAAGAAGACGCAATGCAGGCCGTATGGCAATGCGGGGCAGGATCGGTAAAAGATTTCCTCGAAGAGATGAGCGAGCCAAGGCCGCCATATACTACGCTGGCGTCGACCATAAAAAACCTTGAACGCAAAGGTTTTCTTACCAGCGAAAAAGTTGGCAACGTTTATCGTTACAGTGCATCCATACAGGAAGAAGAATATAAAAAGAAGTTTATGAATGGCTTTGTAAGCGACTATTTCCAGAACTCATATAAAGACCTGGTAACATTTTTCGCCAACGAAAAGAAGATCAGCGCGAGCGATCTGAAGGAAATAATCAAACTGATCGAAAACCCTAAAAAGTAA
- a CDS encoding SDR family oxidoreductase — MAAITTVITGSTSGIGKVAALELAKKGHAIYMLVRNTPKGERVREEIMAQTGNKNIFVVRCDVSDMQSVREAAEELKAKLFGINILINNAGSAFTEKQLSKDGFEMTFALNHLGHFLLTTSLMPLLERGQARIINVSSQGHQRAKPNFDDLKWEHTPYKVMKAYGISKLYNIYFTKSLAERYKDKGIVSYALHPGVVNTNIWDGVKGIARLFVGVLKLFMITPEKGAETIIYLATQPKLEKNSGKYFIKCKVAKNSLIADNAEARNKLWAISEKLVKI, encoded by the coding sequence ATGGCAGCCATTACAACGGTTATTACAGGTTCAACATCGGGTATAGGGAAAGTTGCAGCGCTCGAACTGGCTAAAAAAGGGCATGCAATTTATATGCTCGTTCGCAATACGCCAAAGGGCGAACGGGTGAGGGAAGAGATAATGGCGCAGACGGGCAATAAGAATATCTTCGTTGTACGGTGCGACGTTTCCGATATGCAAAGCGTACGCGAAGCGGCTGAAGAACTAAAGGCAAAATTGTTCGGCATTAACATATTGATCAATAATGCCGGGAGCGCATTCACGGAAAAGCAATTGAGTAAGGATGGTTTCGAGATGACGTTTGCGCTCAACCACCTGGGCCATTTCCTGTTAACGACAAGCTTAATGCCCCTGCTCGAGCGCGGCCAGGCGCGTATAATCAATGTAAGTTCACAAGGACATCAACGTGCAAAACCCAATTTCGACGATCTTAAGTGGGAACATACACCTTATAAAGTAATGAAGGCCTATGGTATCAGTAAACTATACAATATCTACTTTACAAAATCGCTCGCGGAAAGATATAAAGATAAAGGTATTGTATCCTATGCTTTGCACCCGGGCGTAGTAAACACCAATATTTGGGATGGTGTGAAAGGAATAGCGCGCCTGTTTGTAGGCGTGTTAAAACTATTTATGATAACACCTGAGAAAGGCGCCGAGACAATTATTTACCTGGCAACACAACCAAAATTGGAAAAGAACAGCGGTAAATACTTTATTAAATGCAAGGTTGCTAAAAACTCGCTGATAGCGGATAACGCAGAAGCACGGAACAAACTATGGGCAATCAGCGAAAAGTTGGTAAAAATTTAA
- a CDS encoding c-type cytochrome, producing MMINKKIAIAAGLFGAMALGIAASMPQERQEPKLVNLKVFPKNIPFRVLDHTMDVWSASLGVHCNFCHVRNEQTNKMDFASDAKPEKNMAREMYKMAAKINKKFFKAQKDSLGMVMESSVNCYTCHNGTAHPEAKIPERRRGPGGPPPGGPGPGGPPPGQK from the coding sequence ATGATGATCAACAAAAAAATAGCTATTGCCGCCGGCTTGTTCGGCGCTATGGCACTGGGTATCGCAGCGTCGATGCCGCAGGAACGACAGGAGCCAAAATTGGTTAACCTGAAGGTTTTCCCTAAGAACATACCATTCAGAGTACTGGATCATACCATGGATGTCTGGTCGGCTTCGCTGGGTGTACACTGTAATTTTTGCCATGTACGCAACGAGCAGACCAATAAAATGGACTTCGCCAGTGATGCCAAGCCCGAAAAGAATATGGCCCGCGAAATGTATAAAATGGCGGCTAAGATCAACAAGAAATTTTTCAAAGCTCAAAAAGATTCGCTGGGCATGGTGATGGAAAGCAGCGTCAATTGCTATACCTGTCATAACGGCACAGCACATCCCGAAGCAAAAATACCCGAAAGAAGACGCGGACCTGGTGGCCCGCCACCGGGAGGACCTGGTCCGGGCGGCCCGCCTCCGGGACAAAAATAA
- a CDS encoding GNAT family N-acetyltransferase has translation MSSNIIIRDAREEDIQGILDIYNHVILNTTSVYSEQPHTYEMRLGWYNDRINNSFPVFVADAEGQVAGFSSFGHFRVWPCYRYTVENSVYVHTDHRGKGISKLLIQPLIDRAREMGLHAMIAGIDADNQISHNLHRSFGFVEVAHFKEVGYKFGRWLDLKFMELII, from the coding sequence ATGTCATCAAACATTATTATTCGTGACGCCAGGGAAGAAGATATTCAGGGCATCCTTGATATTTACAACCATGTGATACTGAATACCACCTCGGTATATAGCGAGCAGCCACATACCTATGAAATGCGGCTGGGTTGGTACAATGACCGTATTAATAATAGCTTCCCTGTGTTTGTCGCTGACGCTGAGGGGCAGGTGGCCGGTTTCAGCAGTTTCGGGCATTTCAGGGTTTGGCCATGTTACCGCTATACGGTTGAAAATTCCGTATATGTCCACACCGACCATCGAGGTAAAGGTATCAGCAAGTTACTGATACAACCGCTGATAGATAGGGCCCGCGAAATGGGCTTGCACGCCATGATCGCAGGGATAGATGCTGACAATCAAATTAGCCATAACCTTCACCGCTCATTCGGTTTTGTTGAGGTTGCACATTTTAAAGAGGTGGGTTACAAATTTGGCCGTTGGTTAGATCTTAAGTTTATGGAATTGATAATCTGA
- a CDS encoding DUF5009 domain-containing protein, which produces MSQATLSSSSPKRLLSVDAFRALNMLCMIFINDLSGVKGIPEWMDHAKRMDDKMGFADTIFPAFLFIVGLSIPLAINRKWQTGASSGSIAFSIISRSFALLVMGFMHVNLESYNSAHAVLPESVWEILITVSFFLIWLDYPETLDKVKKYFLIGLGWLVLLTMAFLYVGGRGEEVHGLRPEWWGILGIIGWSYLVCAFVYFLVKGNFTGVIIAFIVFMGLNILNHSMKLHLHIIGIYDGSSISLVLAGTVVSLWYSRMVAKGYNTKLWALLLLAGCLAIAAGLLIRPYTEGISKIRSTPAWIFICIGISILVFEVMIYLVDFKGKKNWFSLIWPAGTATLTCYLIPYLQIGFYKLVHFHYPEFLNYGWGGFFRSWAVAFVVVIIGGLLAKKHLKLKI; this is translated from the coding sequence ATGAGCCAGGCCACCCTTTCCAGCAGTTCCCCTAAACGTCTTTTATCCGTCGATGCGTTTCGTGCGCTCAACATGCTATGTATGATATTTATCAACGACCTGAGCGGCGTTAAGGGCATACCCGAATGGATGGATCATGCCAAACGGATGGATGATAAAATGGGCTTTGCCGATACCATTTTCCCGGCGTTCCTGTTTATCGTAGGGCTTTCGATACCGCTGGCAATAAACCGTAAGTGGCAAACAGGGGCATCATCAGGATCGATCGCTTTTTCGATCATATCGCGTTCGTTCGCACTTTTGGTAATGGGTTTTATGCACGTGAACCTGGAAAGCTATAATTCGGCCCACGCCGTGCTGCCCGAATCCGTTTGGGAGATACTGATCACCGTTAGTTTTTTCCTTATCTGGCTGGATTACCCTGAGACACTGGATAAGGTTAAAAAATACTTTTTAATAGGCCTGGGATGGCTCGTATTGCTGACGATGGCTTTTCTTTATGTCGGTGGTCGCGGCGAGGAGGTTCACGGCCTGCGACCCGAGTGGTGGGGTATACTGGGTATTATCGGCTGGTCGTACCTGGTTTGCGCGTTTGTCTACTTTTTGGTGAAGGGAAATTTCACAGGAGTGATCATCGCCTTTATTGTATTTATGGGACTCAATATCCTTAATCACAGTATGAAGCTGCATTTACATATCATAGGCATTTATGACGGCTCGTCGATATCACTGGTACTGGCTGGTACAGTAGTTTCGCTGTGGTACTCGCGCATGGTTGCGAAAGGTTATAATACCAAACTCTGGGCGTTGCTTTTGCTTGCAGGGTGCCTTGCTATAGCAGCAGGATTACTCATCCGCCCTTACACTGAAGGTATCTCCAAAATACGCTCCACTCCTGCCTGGATATTTATCTGTATTGGTATCAGTATCCTTGTGTTTGAAGTGATGATCTACCTCGTCGATTTTAAAGGAAAGAAAAATTGGTTCAGCCTTATATGGCCGGCAGGGACCGCTACCCTTACCTGCTACCTGATACCTTATCTGCAGATTGGTTTTTATAAGCTGGTACATTTTCATTACCCCGAATTTCTTAATTACGGCTGGGGCGGGTTTTTCAGATCGTGGGCGGTTGCTTTTGTGGTGGTAATTATTGGAGGGCTACTGGCTAAAAAGCATCTGAAGCTAAAAATATGA
- a CDS encoding VOC family protein, producing the protein MKRNEAMTVLVDGKVIGSPIIRPINYFLTLFKIHTMDSTTAKMPEIEGIAPYIEVFDMPISLHFYRDILGFDKKMSSGEGDDVDWVLLEHKGAVLMLNTVYEKENRPAQPDKTRVKGHRDLCFYFDCPDIDGLYQYFVCKGIELEAPIITGYGWKAIYVRDPDEYGLCFHHPVCETPPD; encoded by the coding sequence GTGAAAAGGAACGAAGCAATGACCGTGTTGGTCGACGGTAAAGTGATCGGATCACCAATTATACGCCCAATCAATTATTTTTTAACTTTATTCAAAATCCACACCATGGACAGCACAACAGCTAAAATGCCCGAAATTGAAGGCATAGCACCCTATATCGAAGTATTTGACATGCCCATTTCCCTGCATTTTTACCGGGATATACTTGGCTTTGACAAAAAGATGAGCTCGGGTGAGGGAGATGACGTTGACTGGGTATTACTTGAACACAAAGGCGCCGTCCTAATGTTGAATACGGTCTATGAAAAAGAAAACCGCCCGGCTCAGCCCGATAAAACCCGTGTCAAAGGCCACAGGGATCTGTGTTTTTATTTTGACTGCCCGGACATTGATGGCCTGTATCAGTATTTTGTATGCAAGGGGATTGAACTGGAGGCTCCCATCATAACCGGTTATGGATGGAAAGCTATTTATGTGAGAGATCCGGATGAGTATGGGTTATGTTTTCATCACCCGGTTTGCGAAACACCACCAGATTGA
- a CDS encoding YdcF family protein, which yields MYIFFSNLAVLFLSPFSWIVALLLVVLLSKNPKWKKKSLLSAVLILFVFSNMFLLNCYARWWDVPPAPLEKGKIYSAAIILGGFTSEDNTGKGFFNERSDRLIEGMHLKTTGRVSHIMMSGGNRAGAGAQFTEAAWVNKTLKEFNFPDSVILTEHQSINTMENAEYTRQVLQQSQLKGPYLLVTSAFHMRRAMYIFKKKGVDVLPYPCDYVAGNTNTATPDYIIPNLYALITWNYYIKELAGMVVAHIQR from the coding sequence ATGTATATATTCTTTTCAAATTTAGCAGTGCTTTTTCTGTCACCTTTCAGTTGGATCGTAGCATTGCTGCTGGTGGTACTGTTGTCCAAAAATCCGAAATGGAAAAAGAAAAGCTTGCTGTCGGCAGTGTTGATATTATTCGTTTTTTCAAATATGTTTTTGCTGAACTGCTATGCCCGCTGGTGGGATGTTCCGCCGGCGCCTTTAGAAAAAGGAAAGATTTACAGCGCGGCTATTATTTTGGGCGGATTCACCAGCGAAGACAACACCGGGAAGGGCTTTTTTAATGAACGCAGCGACAGGCTGATAGAAGGCATGCACCTTAAAACTACGGGCAGGGTATCTCATATCATGATGAGCGGCGGCAACAGGGCGGGCGCCGGGGCGCAGTTTACAGAAGCCGCCTGGGTAAATAAAACGCTGAAGGAATTTAACTTTCCCGATAGCGTGATATTAACCGAGCATCAATCCATCAACACGATGGAAAATGCGGAATATACCCGGCAGGTGCTGCAGCAAAGCCAGTTAAAAGGACCTTATTTGCTGGTGACCTCGGCATTCCACATGCGGCGGGCAATGTATATTTTCAAAAAGAAGGGAGTGGATGTGCTGCCGTATCCCTGTGATTATGTAGCCGGGAATACCAATACGGCTACGCCGGATTATATCATACCGAACCTGTACGCGCTCATTACCTGGAACTATTATATTAAGGAACTGGCGGGCATGGTGGTGGCACACATCCAGCGGTAA